In Salinarimonas sp., a genomic segment contains:
- a CDS encoding AI-2E family transporter has product MTDPTPDATTSVFADASERLRALARMKTMVWLVGIIAALAIAWTLRETRAVTMPLAFAFFIAIAVFPVSAAVSAHVPHRLRWLGPTAAMAVILIVLGVFLAGLWAAAEQVAERLPGYADDVSEWWGAAQDGTVPGDGGEQGRADGGAQAEGEEPQNGGGLAGTVQSLPGPFGVGDVLDRVASYADTILSSAASVAAGIVLIFFFTLLMLIEAPRWGEKLKTVAHDHDEAGWARSVTAIAQRFRWYLVVRTILGVVTGTLYGLWTWAFGLEFALVWGLLGFLLNYVPTLGSLVAGTLPVLFALFTVDIGTALIIAAGLLVIEQIMGNFVDPRLQGKQLSLSPLVVLFSLLVWGWIWGIPGALLAVPLTVLITIVFAHVAGLRKIALVLSDETDMAGLDEHTKPR; this is encoded by the coding sequence ATGACCGACCCGACGCCGGACGCCACGACCTCCGTCTTCGCCGACGCGAGCGAGCGCCTGCGCGCGCTGGCGCGGATGAAGACGATGGTCTGGCTCGTCGGCATCATCGCGGCGCTGGCCATCGCCTGGACGCTGCGGGAGACCCGGGCGGTGACGATGCCGCTCGCCTTCGCCTTCTTCATCGCCATCGCGGTGTTCCCGGTGAGCGCGGCGGTGAGCGCCCACGTTCCCCATCGGCTGCGCTGGCTCGGCCCGACGGCGGCCATGGCGGTGATCCTGATCGTGCTCGGCGTGTTCCTGGCCGGCCTGTGGGCGGCGGCCGAGCAGGTCGCCGAGCGCCTGCCGGGCTACGCCGACGATGTGAGCGAATGGTGGGGCGCGGCGCAGGACGGGACGGTACCGGGCGACGGCGGCGAGCAGGGCCGGGCCGACGGCGGGGCGCAGGCCGAGGGCGAGGAGCCGCAGAACGGCGGCGGGCTCGCCGGGACGGTGCAGAGCCTCCCCGGTCCCTTCGGCGTCGGCGACGTGCTCGACCGCGTCGCCTCCTACGCCGACACGATCCTCTCCTCCGCAGCCTCGGTGGCGGCGGGCATCGTGCTGATCTTCTTCTTCACCCTCCTGATGCTGATCGAGGCGCCGCGCTGGGGGGAGAAGCTGAAGACTGTCGCGCACGACCACGACGAGGCGGGCTGGGCGCGCTCGGTCACGGCCATCGCCCAGCGCTTCCGCTGGTATCTCGTGGTGCGCACCATCCTCGGCGTCGTCACCGGAACGCTCTACGGGCTGTGGACCTGGGCCTTCGGGCTCGAGTTCGCCCTCGTCTGGGGGCTGCTCGGCTTCCTGCTGAACTACGTGCCGACGCTCGGCTCCCTCGTCGCCGGCACGCTGCCGGTGCTCTTCGCGCTCTTCACCGTGGACATCGGCACGGCGCTGATCATCGCGGCCGGCCTTCTCGTCATCGAGCAGATCATGGGCAACTTCGTCGACCCCCGGCTGCAGGGCAAGCAGCTCTCCCTCTCCCCCCTCGTCGTCCTGTTCTCGCTCCTCGTCTGGGGCTGGATCTGGGGCATCCCCGGCGCGCTGCTGGCCGTCCCGCTGACGGTGCTGATCACCATCGTGTTCGCCCACGTCGCGGGCCTGCGCAAGATCGCCCTCGTCCTCTCCGACGAGACCGACATGGCGGGTCTCGACGAGCACACCAAGCCGCGGTGA
- a CDS encoding aminodeoxychorismate/anthranilate synthase component II, with protein MTRLLVVDNYDSFTWNLVHLVSRFTHDIEVVRNDARTADDVLEAGYDAIVLSPGPCTPNEAGICLELIEKGAGRTPIFGVCLGLQAIGQAFGGAVVRAPLPMHGKTSRVRHSGEGLFAGCVQDFVATRYHSLVIARDTCPEDLAVTAETDDGQIMAASHRTLPVHGVQFHPESILSEHGETILGNFLAMAKAWRNA; from the coding sequence ATGACCCGCCTTCTCGTCGTCGACAATTACGACAGCTTCACCTGGAACCTCGTGCACCTGGTGAGCCGCTTCACGCACGACATCGAGGTCGTGCGCAACGACGCGCGCACGGCGGACGACGTGCTCGAGGCCGGCTACGACGCCATCGTGCTCTCGCCCGGGCCCTGCACGCCGAACGAGGCGGGGATCTGCCTCGAGCTGATCGAGAAGGGCGCCGGCCGCACGCCGATCTTCGGCGTCTGCCTCGGCCTGCAGGCGATCGGCCAGGCCTTCGGCGGCGCCGTCGTGCGCGCGCCGCTGCCCATGCACGGCAAGACGAGCCGCGTGCGCCATTCCGGCGAGGGGCTGTTTGCCGGCTGCGTGCAGGATTTCGTCGCGACGCGCTATCATTCCCTCGTGATCGCGCGCGACACCTGCCCGGAGGACCTCGCCGTCACCGCCGAGACCGACGACGGCCAGATCATGGCCGCCTCGCACAGGACGCTCCCGGTGCACGGCGTGCAGTTCCACCCCGAGAGCATCCTCTCGGAGCACGGCGAGACCATCCTCGGGAACTTCCTCGCGATGGCGAAAGCCTGGCGCAACGCCTGA
- a CDS encoding DNA recombination protein RmuC, with protein sequence MDALLADFTARLAALDPAALALAAGAAALGLLLHLAVSVRRLRRERAEVAEAMAEMARRQAEMTGRMTSFTEVFGARQGDFARMLAERIERGAHAQAESLTKLTARLAVIDAAQKSIGALATQVSGLEKVLSNKQARGAWGQGRMEAIVRDGLPAGAFAFQATLTSGARPDCLVRLPGDPRALVVDAKFPLESFAAYRDAQTPEAKARAGKLVRADVSRHVQDIAGKYLIPGETQDVALMFVPAESLYADLQEHFPEVVERAQRARVVIVSPALLALAIQVVQALARDARVREEARIIQTEVARLLADIGRLDERVARLDQHFRQAQDDVAGIRTSTEKIARRGRRIEALDFEDGREGDLFARAGE encoded by the coding sequence ATGGACGCGCTCCTCGCCGATTTTACGGCCCGCCTCGCCGCGCTCGATCCCGCCGCCTTGGCGCTCGCCGCCGGGGCGGCGGCGCTCGGGCTGCTCCTCCATCTCGCCGTCTCCGTGCGCCGGCTGCGCCGCGAGCGCGCGGAGGTCGCCGAAGCCATGGCCGAGATGGCCCGGCGCCAGGCGGAGATGACCGGGCGAATGACGTCCTTCACCGAGGTGTTCGGCGCACGCCAGGGCGATTTCGCCCGCATGCTGGCCGAGCGCATCGAGCGGGGCGCCCATGCCCAGGCCGAGAGCCTCACCAAGCTCACCGCCCGCCTCGCCGTGATCGACGCCGCGCAGAAATCCATCGGCGCGCTCGCGACCCAGGTCTCGGGCCTGGAGAAGGTGCTCTCCAACAAGCAGGCCCGCGGCGCCTGGGGCCAGGGGCGGATGGAGGCCATCGTCCGCGACGGCCTGCCGGCGGGCGCCTTCGCCTTCCAGGCGACGCTCACCTCGGGCGCGCGGCCGGACTGCCTGGTGCGGCTCCCCGGCGATCCGCGGGCGCTGGTCGTCGACGCCAAGTTCCCGCTGGAGAGCTTCGCCGCCTACCGCGACGCGCAGACCCCCGAGGCGAAGGCCCGCGCGGGCAAGCTCGTGCGCGCCGACGTCTCCCGGCACGTGCAGGACATCGCGGGCAAGTACCTGATCCCCGGCGAGACCCAGGACGTCGCGCTGATGTTCGTCCCGGCCGAGAGCCTCTACGCCGACCTCCAGGAGCATTTCCCCGAGGTGGTGGAGCGCGCCCAGCGGGCGCGGGTGGTGATCGTCTCCCCTGCCCTGCTGGCGCTCGCCATCCAGGTCGTCCAGGCGCTCGCCCGCGACGCCCGCGTGCGCGAGGAGGCCCGAATCATCCAGACCGAGGTCGCCCGCCTCCTCGCCGACATCGGCCGCCTCGACGAGCGCGTCGCCCGCCTCGACCAGCATTTCCGCCAGGCCCAGGACGACGTCGCCGGGATCCGCACCTCGACGGAGAAGATCGCGCGCCGGGGTCGGCGGATCGAGGCGCTGGACTTCGAGGACGGGCGGGAGGGGGATCTGTTCGCGCGGGCGGGGGAGTGA
- a CDS encoding lysylphosphatidylglycerol synthase domain-containing protein produces MKKALDYIWPVVGLLAVAFSFWLLARELRAISAEDVLESMARIGPWQLVLAALSTVAGYGMLAWYDRIALLHLGVKHISWTFITLASFTTYALSHNIGASVLSGAMVRYRAYTSQGLSPSQIAVLVGICSFTFVLGVVVLTGLVLVFEPYVLARLADLLPAGLQIEPVAQGIGSALLLLVALYLLGSLLGLPPLRIRAFRLDYPRPAVTARQLAASTLDLLFTAAIVYFLLPWDANPGYFVVLAVFLASFSAALISHAPGGLGVFELVFITAMPDIPDAELIAALVLFRVYYLLVPFAFSLVVVAVFERRKLAEALRTRAKRLGRKGQGRESG; encoded by the coding sequence ATGAAGAAAGCGCTCGACTACATCTGGCCGGTCGTCGGCCTCCTGGCGGTCGCCTTCTCGTTCTGGCTGCTCGCCCGGGAGCTGCGCGCCATCTCGGCCGAGGACGTGCTGGAGTCGATGGCGCGAATCGGGCCCTGGCAGCTCGTGCTGGCGGCGCTCTCCACGGTCGCGGGCTACGGCATGCTCGCCTGGTACGACCGGATCGCGCTCCTGCACCTGGGCGTGAAGCACATCTCCTGGACCTTCATCACGCTGGCGTCCTTCACCACCTACGCGCTCTCGCACAATATCGGCGCGTCCGTGCTCTCGGGCGCCATGGTGCGCTACCGCGCCTACACCTCGCAGGGGCTCTCCCCGAGCCAGATCGCGGTGCTGGTCGGGATCTGCTCGTTCACCTTCGTGCTGGGCGTCGTCGTGCTGACGGGGCTCGTCCTCGTCTTCGAGCCCTACGTCCTCGCGCGGCTCGCCGATCTCCTGCCGGCGGGGCTGCAGATCGAGCCCGTGGCGCAGGGGATCGGATCGGCGCTGCTGCTGCTCGTGGCGCTCTATCTCCTCGGCTCGCTGCTCGGCCTGCCGCCCCTGCGGATCCGCGCCTTCCGGCTCGACTATCCGCGCCCGGCGGTCACCGCCCGCCAGCTCGCGGCCTCGACGCTCGACCTGCTCTTCACGGCGGCGATCGTCTACTTCCTGCTGCCCTGGGACGCGAACCCCGGCTATTTCGTCGTGCTGGCGGTCTTCCTCGCCTCCTTCTCGGCGGCGCTGATCTCGCACGCGCCGGGCGGGCTCGGCGTGTTCGAGCTCGTCTTCATCACGGCGATGCCAGACATCCCGGACGCCGAGCTGATCGCGGCCCTCGTGCTCTTCCGCGTCTACTACCTCCTCGTCCCCTTCGCCTTCTCGCTCGTGGTCGTCGCCGTGTTCGAGCGCCGCAAGCTGGCCGAGGCGCTGCGCACGCGCGCGAAGCGCCTCGGGCGGAAGGGGCAGGGTCGGGAGAGCGGGTGA
- a CDS encoding alpha/beta hydrolase, with amino-acid sequence MPSQTQTPGRSGPQGGYRVSTRVAPRADGPALEIVETVPDGPRVGAPLLLLHGAFGGAWMWAEHLGPYLARRGRASLAVSLRGHGGSEGRERLREITLDDYLADARFAFDLLPQAPVVVGHSLGGLLAQRLVGRSRMRGLALVCSLPPEGLALVNARAALTEPVVWLDAFVGATAPEASAMTAGARHLLFSEGLPAARVRRYAALMTPEAPRALSQAHMPGPVLSAFLTRLPTLVLGAAQDRLVWRSCTLRTAFYHAARHETLDQAGHFPMLDVGAEALGRKLVAWLESEGL; translated from the coding sequence ATGCCGAGCCAGACGCAGACACCGGGTCGCAGCGGGCCGCAGGGCGGCTACAGGGTCTCGACCCGCGTCGCCCCGCGCGCCGACGGGCCGGCGCTGGAGATCGTGGAGACCGTGCCCGACGGCCCGCGCGTCGGCGCGCCGCTGCTGCTTCTGCACGGCGCCTTCGGCGGCGCCTGGATGTGGGCCGAGCACCTGGGGCCCTATCTCGCCCGGCGCGGGCGCGCCTCGCTCGCCGTGTCGCTGCGCGGGCACGGCGGGTCCGAGGGGCGCGAGCGCCTGCGCGAGATCACGCTGGACGACTATCTCGCCGACGCGCGATTCGCCTTCGACCTCCTGCCCCAGGCGCCGGTCGTGGTCGGCCATTCGCTGGGCGGGCTCCTGGCGCAACGGCTCGTCGGGCGGTCGCGGATGCGCGGGCTCGCCCTCGTCTGCTCGCTCCCGCCCGAGGGGCTCGCGCTCGTCAACGCCCGCGCGGCGCTCACCGAGCCCGTCGTGTGGCTCGACGCCTTCGTCGGCGCGACCGCCCCGGAGGCCTCGGCGATGACCGCCGGGGCCCGGCACCTCTTGTTCTCGGAGGGGCTGCCGGCGGCGCGCGTGCGGCGCTACGCCGCGCTGATGACGCCGGAGGCGCCCCGCGCCCTCTCGCAGGCGCACATGCCGGGCCCGGTCCTCTCCGCCTTCCTCACGCGGCTGCCGACCCTCGTTCTCGGCGCGGCGCAGGACCGGCTCGTCTGGCGCTCCTGCACCCTGCGCACCGCGTTCTACCACGCCGCCCGGCACGAGACCCTCGATCAGGCCGGCCACTTCCCCATGCTCGACGTCGGCGCCGAGGCGCTCGGCCGCAAGCTCGTCGCCTGGCTCGAATCGGAAGGGCTCTGA
- a CDS encoding aa3-type cytochrome c oxidase subunit IV, which produces MATMVQSERHPNEGYSPEMDGQTHEKTYDGFIVFTAISSAVVLCWVMALALGGIKDAWLSGILGVVASMIAGGVGAIFPSVGWRAPGAVFVLMVLVFILS; this is translated from the coding sequence ATGGCGACCATGGTGCAGAGCGAGCGTCACCCCAACGAAGGCTACAGCCCCGAGATGGACGGGCAGACCCACGAGAAGACCTACGACGGCTTCATCGTCTTCACGGCGATCTCCTCCGCGGTCGTGCTGTGCTGGGTCATGGCGCTCGCGCTCGGCGGGATCAAGGACGCCTGGCTGTCGGGCATTCTCGGCGTCGTCGCGTCGATGATCGCGGGCGGCGTCGGGGCGATTTTCCCGAGCGTCGGCTGGCGCGCGCCGGGCGCCGTCTTCGTCCTGATGGTTCTCGTCTTCATCCTGTCCTGA
- a CDS encoding bifunctional helix-turn-helix domain-containing protein/methylated-DNA--[protein]-cysteine S-methyltransferase: MLEIARTIAAEDAREAPGEVSPATLCADYDVVRRIIAYISQNWRDQPTLDDIADHVGLSTSHVHHLFRRWAGLSPKAFLQAITLDNAKRLLASSASVLDATYEVGLSGPGRLHDLFVTHEAMTPGDYKAKGAGLTLSYGYHPSPFGEAIVVATPRGLAGLGWVDGGDRDGALADMRRRWPAATYVADQEATAPYVARVFDPESWRPDRPLDVVLIGTDFEVRVWRTLLGVPFGRATTYSAIAERIGSPKAARAVGAAVGRNPLSFVVPCHRVLGRSGALTGYHWGLTRKQAILGWEACRGAQEGAGEGAE, encoded by the coding sequence ATGCTCGAGATCGCCCGCACCATCGCCGCAGAGGACGCCCGGGAAGCTCCCGGGGAGGTCTCCCCCGCGACGCTCTGCGCCGATTACGACGTCGTGCGCCGGATCATCGCCTACATCTCGCAGAACTGGCGCGACCAGCCCACGCTCGACGACATCGCCGATCACGTCGGCCTGTCGACGAGCCACGTGCACCACCTCTTCCGGCGCTGGGCCGGGCTCTCGCCCAAGGCCTTCCTTCAGGCGATCACGCTCGACAACGCCAAGCGGCTGCTCGCCTCCTCGGCGAGCGTGCTCGACGCGACCTACGAGGTCGGGCTCTCGGGGCCCGGGCGGCTGCACGACCTCTTCGTCACGCACGAGGCGATGACGCCGGGGGACTACAAGGCCAAGGGCGCGGGGCTGACCTTGTCCTACGGCTACCACCCGTCCCCCTTCGGCGAGGCGATCGTCGTCGCGACGCCCCGCGGCCTCGCGGGACTGGGCTGGGTCGACGGAGGCGACCGCGACGGCGCGCTCGCGGACATGAGGCGCCGCTGGCCGGCGGCGACCTACGTCGCGGACCAGGAGGCGACCGCGCCCTACGTCGCGCGCGTCTTCGATCCGGAGAGCTGGCGTCCCGACCGGCCCCTCGACGTCGTGCTGATCGGCACGGATTTCGAGGTGCGGGTCTGGCGCACGCTGCTCGGCGTGCCGTTCGGGCGGGCGACGACCTATTCCGCCATCGCCGAGCGGATCGGAAGCCCGAAGGCCGCGCGCGCCGTCGGGGCGGCGGTGGGGCGCAACCCGCTCTCCTTCGTCGTGCCCTGCCACCGCGTGCTCGGCCGCTCGGGCGCGCTCACCGGCTATCACTGGGGCCTCACCCGCAAGCAGGCGATCCTCGGCTGGGAGGCGTGCAGGGGAGCGCAGGAGGGAGCGGGCGAAGGCGCCGAATGA
- a CDS encoding DUF998 domain-containing protein — MTARRGDQPRVAWTGAVAAAGAAILIVTDLVGSALAPNYDPIADSISDLAAGRLSWIQDVGLVAFAIGLAALAIGLARTGEGRLWTAGVVFLALVAADVAVIAVHDEYGDREPGGLVFHLELVYLLGGLFAATTLCLAPGLWRESRARGAFDGAIAGLWIVLAPIFFFVPTRLDGAYERGLALLVLAWTFGMARRLARRRRRVALT, encoded by the coding sequence ATGACAGCGCGACGCGGCGACCAGCCGAGGGTGGCCTGGACCGGCGCGGTCGCCGCGGCGGGGGCGGCGATCCTGATCGTGACCGACCTCGTCGGCTCGGCGCTGGCGCCGAACTACGACCCGATCGCCGATTCGATCTCGGACCTCGCGGCGGGGCGGCTGTCCTGGATCCAGGATGTCGGCCTCGTCGCCTTCGCCATCGGCCTCGCCGCTCTCGCGATCGGTCTCGCGCGCACCGGCGAGGGGCGGCTGTGGACGGCGGGCGTGGTCTTCCTCGCCCTCGTCGCGGCGGACGTCGCCGTGATCGCCGTCCACGACGAGTACGGCGACCGTGAGCCGGGGGGCCTGGTGTTCCACCTCGAGCTGGTCTACCTGCTCGGCGGGCTGTTCGCGGCGACGACGCTGTGCCTCGCGCCGGGTCTCTGGCGGGAGAGCCGCGCCCGGGGCGCGTTCGACGGCGCCATCGCCGGGCTCTGGATCGTGCTGGCGCCGATCTTCTTCTTCGTTCCGACGCGCCTCGACGGCGCCTACGAGCGCGGGCTCGCGCTCCTCGTCCTGGCCTGGACGTTCGGCATGGCCCGGCGCCTCGCCCGCCGGCGCCGACGCGTGGCGCTCACCTGA
- the nth gene encoding endonuclease III, which produces MPAKNSPKTREDAAPAKPASKKVGAETVKAKAKAKSAKPAAKFAGTLPKKPPKPVDAATRHEIFRRLAAANPDPRSDLEYTNPFTLLVAVVLSAQATDAGVNKATRRLFAVADTPAAMLALGEEGVKEHIKTIGLFNAKAKNVVALSRILVEEHGGAVPPSRAVLENLPGVGKKTAAVVVNVAFGEATIAVDTHIFRVSHRIPLAYGRTTDAIEAALTPIVPEEFRRNAHHWLILHGRYVCKARKPECWRCVIADLCRFADKTPEPKPAKGKAAAQPTIEPDEESLP; this is translated from the coding sequence GTGCCCGCGAAAAACTCACCGAAGACGCGCGAAGACGCCGCACCCGCGAAGCCCGCCTCGAAGAAGGTCGGCGCGGAAACGGTGAAGGCGAAAGCCAAGGCCAAATCCGCGAAGCCGGCGGCGAAGTTCGCCGGCACGCTGCCGAAGAAACCGCCGAAGCCGGTGGACGCCGCGACGCGTCACGAGATCTTCCGCCGGCTGGCCGCCGCCAATCCCGATCCGCGTTCGGATCTCGAATACACCAACCCCTTCACGCTCCTCGTCGCCGTGGTGCTGTCGGCCCAGGCGACGGACGCCGGCGTCAACAAGGCGACGCGCCGGCTCTTCGCCGTGGCCGACACGCCGGCGGCGATGCTGGCGCTCGGCGAGGAGGGCGTGAAGGAGCACATCAAGACGATCGGGCTGTTCAACGCCAAGGCCAAGAACGTCGTCGCGCTCTCGAGGATCCTGGTCGAGGAGCACGGCGGCGCGGTGCCGCCCTCCCGCGCGGTTCTGGAGAACCTGCCGGGGGTGGGCAAGAAGACCGCCGCCGTCGTCGTCAACGTCGCCTTCGGCGAGGCGACCATCGCGGTGGACACCCACATCTTCCGCGTCTCCCACCGCATCCCGCTGGCCTACGGCCGCACCACCGACGCGATCGAGGCGGCGCTGACCCCGATCGTGCCGGAGGAGTTCCGGCGCAACGCCCATCACTGGCTGATCCTGCACGGGCGCTACGTCTGCAAGGCGCGCAAGCCCGAATGCTGGCGCTGCGTGATCGCCGACCTGTGCCGCTTTGCGGACAAGACGCCGGAGCCGAAGCCGGCCAAGGGCAAGGCCGCGGCGCAGCCCACCATCGAGCCCGACGAGGAGAGCCTGCCGTGA
- a CDS encoding L,D-transpeptidase, whose amino-acid sequence MITRRTLLGAAAALAVASPARTSAQSYSQASSWYSGYIPDEPYDIPFVDPRRMPAHLRLTEVAYDGPERPGTIIVDTADKHLYLIREGGRAYRYGIGVGRQGFSWSGSARVGRKARWPGWTPPAAMRRRQPELPRHMEGGLDNPLGARALYLYQGGRDTLYRIHGTNEPWSIGKAVSSGCIRMLNQDALHLYERARTGARVKVRQNAAGFYAAAPAEAPRREAMSRRGLFGALF is encoded by the coding sequence ATGATCACGCGCCGAACGCTCCTCGGAGCGGCGGCGGCGCTCGCCGTCGCGTCCCCCGCCCGCACGTCCGCCCAGTCCTATTCCCAGGCCTCCTCCTGGTATTCCGGCTACATCCCGGACGAGCCCTACGACATCCCCTTCGTCGATCCGCGCCGGATGCCGGCGCATCTGCGCCTGACGGAGGTCGCCTACGACGGGCCCGAGCGGCCCGGCACCATCATCGTCGACACCGCCGACAAGCACCTCTACCTGATCCGCGAGGGCGGTCGCGCCTATCGCTACGGCATCGGGGTCGGCCGCCAGGGCTTCTCCTGGTCGGGCTCGGCGCGGGTCGGCCGCAAGGCCCGCTGGCCCGGCTGGACGCCCCCCGCCGCCATGCGCCGCCGCCAGCCCGAGCTGCCGCGCCACATGGAAGGCGGCCTCGACAACCCGCTCGGCGCCCGCGCGCTCTACCTCTACCAGGGCGGCCGCGACACGCTCTACCGCATCCACGGCACCAACGAGCCCTGGTCCATCGGCAAGGCCGTGTCCTCGGGCTGCATCCGCATGCTGAACCAGGACGCACTGCACCTCTACGAGCGCGCCCGGACCGGCGCGCGGGTGAAGGTCCGTCAGAACGCCGCCGGCTTCTATGCCGCCGCCCCCGCCGAGGCCCCCCGCCGCGAGGCGATGTCCCGCCGCGGCCTGTTCGGCGCGCTGTTCTGA
- a CDS encoding DUF2244 domain-containing protein: protein MPHPNETDDPAPLFSAVITPHRSLAPSGARLVVVLCCLAAVGSSIPFIVLGAWPVAGFLGLDILALAIAFKASFRSAKSVEEVILSPVDLLLRRISHRGERSERRFNPLWTKLDREHDEDYGLMALALVSRGERVVIARELSPPERESFAEAFGEALARVKRGV, encoded by the coding sequence ATGCCCCATCCGAACGAGACCGACGATCCCGCGCCGCTCTTCTCGGCGGTGATCACGCCCCATCGCTCGCTCGCGCCCTCCGGCGCGCGGCTGGTGGTGGTCTTGTGCTGCCTCGCGGCGGTGGGATCGAGCATCCCCTTCATCGTGCTCGGCGCCTGGCCGGTGGCCGGCTTCCTCGGGCTCGACATCCTGGCGCTCGCCATCGCCTTCAAGGCGAGCTTCCGCTCGGCGAAGAGCGTCGAGGAGGTGATCCTCTCCCCCGTCGACCTGCTCCTGCGCCGCATCTCCCATCGCGGCGAGCGCTCCGAGCGGCGCTTCAACCCGCTCTGGACCAAGCTCGACCGCGAGCACGACGAGGATTACGGCCTGATGGCGCTCGCGCTCGTCTCCCGCGGCGAGCGCGTCGTCATCGCGCGCGAGCTGTCCCCGCCCGAGCGGGAGAGCTTCGCGGAGGCCTTCGGCGAGGCGCTGGCGCGGGTGAAGCGGGGGGTGTGA
- a CDS encoding DUF3072 domain-containing protein, which produces MSADDRARGAHEDPPEVENPENPKQTPATGNQQKDPEEWVTGHEPMTGAQASYLKTLSEQAHKPELYDPELDKAEASKRIDELRAATGKD; this is translated from the coding sequence ATGTCCGCAGACGATCGCGCCCGCGGCGCGCACGAGGACCCGCCCGAGGTCGAGAACCCCGAGAATCCCAAGCAGACCCCGGCCACGGGCAACCAGCAGAAGGACCCGGAGGAATGGGTGACCGGCCACGAGCCGATGACGGGCGCCCAGGCCTCCTACCTGAAGACCCTCTCCGAGCAGGCCCACAAGCCCGAGCTCTACGACCCCGAGCTCGACAAGGCGGAGGCGTCGAAGCGCATTGACGAATTGCGCGCGGCGACGGGGAAGGATTGA
- the pyrF gene encoding orotidine-5'-phosphate decarboxylase, with protein MTRPAIPLEERLIVALDLPSVEEARALVARIGEPGRFYKIGYRLGFSGGLGFARELVDAGKKVFLDFKLHDIANTVEEGVAAVAAMGVDLLTVHAYPQTMRAAVAGRGEGGLKILAVTVLTSWDDADLAEAGVSGDVGSVVARRAEQARAIGVDGLVAAAAEAARIRAIVGPDLLIVTPGIRPAGAAAGDQKRVMGPADALAAGADHLVVGRPITQAEDPRKAAEAILAEMAGAG; from the coding sequence GTGACGCGCCCCGCCATCCCGCTCGAGGAGCGCCTGATCGTCGCCCTCGATCTCCCCTCCGTGGAGGAGGCCCGCGCGCTGGTGGCGCGCATCGGCGAGCCGGGGCGCTTCTACAAGATCGGCTACCGGCTCGGCTTCTCCGGCGGCCTGGGCTTCGCCCGCGAGCTGGTGGATGCGGGCAAGAAGGTCTTCCTCGACTTCAAGCTCCACGACATTGCCAACACCGTGGAGGAAGGCGTCGCCGCGGTCGCCGCCATGGGCGTCGATCTCCTCACGGTGCACGCCTATCCGCAGACCATGCGCGCGGCGGTCGCCGGGCGCGGCGAGGGCGGGCTGAAGATCCTCGCGGTCACCGTGCTCACCTCCTGGGACGACGCGGACCTCGCCGAGGCGGGCGTCTCGGGCGACGTCGGCAGCGTCGTCGCGCGCCGCGCCGAGCAGGCGCGGGCGATCGGCGTCGACGGCCTCGTCGCCGCGGCGGCGGAGGCGGCCCGCATCCGCGCCATCGTCGGGCCGGACCTCCTGATCGTCACCCCGGGCATCCGCCCCGCCGGCGCCGCCGCGGGCGACCAGAAGCGGGTGATGGGCCCCGCCGACGCCCTCGCCGCCGGCGCCGACCATCTGGTGGTGGGCCGTCCGATCACGCAGGCCGAGGACCCGCGGAAGGCGGCGGAGGCGATCCTCGCGGAGATGGCGGGGGCGGGCTAG